The Lysobacter panacisoli genome includes a window with the following:
- a CDS encoding DUF5671 domain-containing protein, with protein MASGSQELERFVYEALVRGETRESIAQALKAAGWRDEQTRGVMDAYADTPFPIPVPRPRASVSAREAFLYLVLFTSLYFATYHLGSLLFDLINRAWPDPSEQELMGGALRESMRWSTAAILIAFPVFAYVSYYVSKEVARHPIKRLSPVRRWLTYLTLFVATTVLICDMTTLVASVLGGELTTRFVLKVLVVAAIAGSVFGYYLWDLRHEETDA; from the coding sequence ATGGCATCGGGTTCGCAGGAGCTGGAGCGCTTCGTCTACGAGGCGCTGGTACGCGGGGAAACCCGGGAGTCGATCGCGCAGGCGCTGAAGGCCGCGGGTTGGCGCGATGAGCAGACCCGGGGCGTGATGGACGCCTATGCCGACACGCCGTTCCCGATTCCGGTGCCGCGGCCGCGCGCCTCCGTGTCGGCGCGCGAAGCGTTCCTGTACCTCGTGCTGTTCACCTCGCTGTACTTCGCCACGTATCACCTCGGCAGCCTGCTGTTCGATCTCATCAACCGCGCCTGGCCCGATCCGTCCGAACAGGAGCTCATGGGCGGCGCGCTCAGGGAATCGATGCGCTGGTCCACCGCGGCCATCCTCATCGCGTTCCCGGTGTTCGCCTACGTTTCGTATTACGTGTCGAAGGAAGTCGCCCGCCATCCGATCAAGCGCCTCTCGCCGGTGCGACGCTGGCTCACGTACCTCACGCTGTTCGTCGCGACGACGGTGCTGATCTGCGACATGACCACGCTGGTGGCGAGCGTGCTGGGCGGCGAGCTGACCACGCGCTTCGTGCTGAAGGTTCTGGTGGTCGCGGCCATCGCCGGCAGCGTGTTCGGTTACTACCTCTGGGACCTGCGCCACGAGGAGACCGACGCATGA
- a CDS encoding sensor histidine kinase, whose translation MSASRSGLRQRIVLGLIGYVVVLTLAVIAHGFIVNEHAEQLVWQTLLDSEMDHLVELRRQDPNFRWVDTSNIAFYDGVDPTTLPEALRGLPPGVHDEILVNGVERVALVREVDGRPLILALDITDLEQREFDMSLTVMGSAVTMIVLLGIAIGFSVNRLVRPLRDVARDIAALRPDQPGQRVEVPGNASSEMVVISDAVNDYLQRNDRFVERERAFIDSASHELRTPIAVIAGASEIALQQPDLPQQARGQLARIQRTAREVEDLISVLLVLAKDPARLARSSDRVALEQLIPEIVDAHRHLTRDKDLRLEIGAMAPSEILAPLPIVQAAIGNLLRNAIEHSDRGRISVRVESPATVVIDDPGHGMTPEEISAIYAKIARGGGRDGGGIGLDLISRLCEHLGWRLDFASDQGRGTTTTLRFA comes from the coding sequence ATGAGCGCGTCACGCTCCGGCCTTCGCCAGCGCATCGTGCTCGGGCTGATCGGCTACGTCGTGGTGCTGACGCTGGCGGTGATCGCGCATGGCTTCATCGTCAACGAACACGCCGAACAGCTGGTCTGGCAGACGCTGCTCGATTCGGAGATGGACCACCTGGTCGAGCTGCGTCGCCAGGATCCGAACTTCCGCTGGGTCGACACGTCCAACATCGCGTTCTACGACGGCGTCGACCCGACGACGTTGCCCGAGGCGCTGCGCGGACTGCCGCCGGGCGTGCACGACGAGATCCTCGTCAACGGCGTCGAACGGGTGGCACTGGTGCGTGAGGTCGACGGCCGCCCGCTGATCCTGGCGCTCGACATCACCGACCTGGAGCAGCGCGAGTTCGACATGAGCCTGACCGTGATGGGCTCGGCGGTCACGATGATCGTGCTGTTGGGCATCGCCATCGGTTTCAGCGTGAACCGGCTGGTACGGCCGCTGCGCGACGTGGCGCGCGACATCGCAGCGCTGCGTCCGGACCAGCCGGGCCAGCGCGTGGAAGTGCCGGGCAATGCCAGCTCCGAGATGGTCGTCATCTCCGATGCGGTCAACGATTACCTGCAGCGCAACGATCGTTTCGTCGAACGCGAACGCGCCTTCATCGACAGCGCGAGCCACGAGTTGCGCACGCCGATCGCGGTGATCGCCGGCGCGAGCGAGATCGCGTTGCAGCAGCCAGACCTGCCGCAGCAGGCGCGCGGCCAGCTCGCGCGCATCCAGCGCACGGCGCGCGAGGTCGAAGACCTGATCTCGGTGCTGCTGGTGCTGGCGAAGGACCCGGCGCGGCTGGCGCGCAGCAGCGACCGCGTCGCGCTGGAGCAGCTGATTCCCGAGATCGTCGACGCGCATCGCCATCTCACTCGCGACAAGGACCTGCGCCTGGAGATCGGAGCGATGGCGCCGAGTGAGATCCTCGCGCCGCTGCCGATCGTGCAGGCCGCCATCGGCAACCTGCTGCGCAACGCGATCGAGCACAGCGACCGCGGGCGCATCAGTGTGCGGGTGGAATCGCCGGCAACGGTGGTCATCGACGACCCCGGCCACGGCATGACGCCGGAGGAGATCAGCGCGATCTACGCGAAGATCGCGCGCGGCGGCGGACGCGACGGCGGCGGTATCGGCCTGGACCTGATCTCGCGCCTGTGCGAACACCTGGGCTGGCGACTGGACTTCGCCTCGGACCAGGGCCGGGGGACGACGACCACGTTGCGCTTCGCATGA
- the dinB gene encoding DNA polymerase IV, which translates to MTSTSRKILHVDMDAFYASVEQRDDPSLRGRPVVVAWRGARSVVCAASYEARRFGVRSAMPAIRAERLCPQAVFVPPDFVRYKAVSRQVREIFERHTDLIEPLSLDEAYLDVTRTRTGLPTATATAQSIREAIREETQLTASAGVAPNKFLAKIASDWRKPDGLFVIRPHQIEAFLAPLPVGRLPGVGKVMEKRLEELNIATVADLRTLGEAELELRFGRWGRRLYELSLGIDENPVEPYRPTLQISSEDTFERDLPLGELESHIRRLAEKTWEGYGRELERDPERVARTVVLKLKTADFRILTRSLTPVERPTSLAQLAEIACELRARVPLPDDTRYRLVGVGLSGFGERHEAIAQRDLFAASASIGDEP; encoded by the coding sequence GTGACCTCCACCAGCCGCAAGATCCTTCACGTCGACATGGACGCCTTCTACGCGTCGGTCGAACAGCGCGACGACCCGAGCCTGCGTGGCCGGCCGGTGGTCGTGGCCTGGCGTGGTGCGCGCTCGGTGGTGTGTGCGGCCAGCTACGAAGCACGGCGCTTCGGCGTGCGCTCGGCGATGCCGGCGATCCGGGCCGAACGCCTGTGCCCGCAGGCGGTGTTCGTGCCGCCCGACTTCGTTCGTTACAAGGCAGTCTCGCGCCAGGTGCGCGAGATCTTCGAACGCCATACCGACCTGATCGAACCGCTGTCGCTGGACGAGGCCTACCTCGACGTCACCCGGACCCGGACCGGGCTGCCCACCGCGACCGCGACGGCGCAGTCGATCCGCGAGGCGATCCGCGAAGAGACGCAGCTCACCGCGTCGGCCGGCGTGGCGCCCAACAAGTTCCTCGCCAAGATCGCCTCGGACTGGCGCAAACCCGACGGGCTGTTCGTGATCCGCCCCCATCAGATCGAAGCCTTCCTCGCGCCGTTGCCGGTCGGTCGTCTGCCGGGCGTGGGCAAGGTCATGGAAAAGCGCCTGGAGGAATTGAACATCGCCACCGTCGCGGACCTGCGCACGCTCGGCGAGGCGGAACTGGAGCTGCGCTTCGGTCGCTGGGGCCGGCGCCTGTACGAGCTGTCGCTGGGCATCGACGAGAATCCGGTCGAACCCTACCGCCCCACCCTGCAGATCTCGTCCGAGGACACGTTCGAACGCGACCTGCCGCTGGGCGAACTGGAGTCGCACATCCGCCGGCTCGCGGAGAAGACCTGGGAAGGCTACGGGCGCGAACTCGAACGCGATCCCGAACGCGTCGCGCGCACGGTCGTCCTCAAGCTCAAGACCGCCGACTTCCGCATCCTTACCCGCAGCCTCACACCGGTGGAGCGTCCGACCTCGCTGGCGCAGCTGGCCGAGATCGCCTGCGAGCTGCGCGCGCGCGTGCCGCTGCCGGACGACACGCGCTACCGGCTGGTCGGCGTCGGCCTGTCGGGTTTCGGCGAGCGCCATGAGGCGATTGCGCAGCGCGATCTGTTCGCCGCATCCGCCAGCATCGGCGACGAGCCCTAA
- a CDS encoding response regulator transcription factor, producing MRLLVVEDNRNLVANLFEYFEARGHVLDAAPDGQTGLHLAVAQEYDAVVLDWMLPRMDGREVLSQLRQAGRDVPVLMLTARDELPDKIAGFRAGADDYLTKPFHLPELEVRLEALVARSHGRGRSRVLQVGDLRYDLSTLEATRGGRLLHLYPACRKLLEVLMQASPAAVTRERLEQALWGDDPPDGDMLRSHIYELRRSVDGPFAVKLIQTLPRVGYRIVESAPVETTMEEDA from the coding sequence ATGCGCCTGCTGGTGGTGGAAGACAACCGCAATCTCGTCGCGAATCTCTTCGAGTATTTCGAAGCGCGCGGCCACGTGCTCGACGCCGCGCCGGACGGGCAGACCGGTCTGCACCTGGCGGTCGCGCAGGAGTACGACGCGGTGGTCCTCGACTGGATGCTTCCGCGCATGGACGGACGCGAAGTCCTGAGCCAGTTGCGCCAGGCCGGCCGCGACGTGCCGGTGCTGATGTTGACCGCGCGCGACGAGCTGCCCGACAAGATCGCCGGTTTCCGCGCCGGCGCCGACGATTACCTGACCAAGCCCTTCCACCTGCCCGAACTGGAAGTGCGGCTGGAAGCACTGGTCGCGCGTTCGCACGGACGCGGCCGCTCGCGTGTGCTGCAGGTCGGCGATCTGCGCTACGACCTGTCGACGCTGGAGGCAACGCGCGGCGGCCGCCTGCTGCATCTGTATCCCGCCTGCCGAAAACTGCTCGAAGTGCTGATGCAGGCCAGTCCCGCCGCGGTCACGCGCGAGCGCCTCGAACAGGCGTTATGGGGCGACGATCCACCCGACGGCGACATGCTGCGCTCCCACATCTACGAACTGCGCCGCAGCGTCGATGGTCCGTTCGCGGTGAAGCTGATCCAGACCCTGCCGCGCGTCGGTTATCGCATCGTCGAGTCCGCACCGGTCGAGACGACGATGGAAGAAGACGCATGA
- a CDS encoding phosphatase PAP2 family protein, producing MPFVVRHDARFFLLHAWLPLAVFVALVVVTMGMGGDTWLADRLYAWEGHRWQLRDAFLTDALIHGIGRDLSALAWVGVLIAWLVARSRERWARWAKPLAYLWIATGVAAVSVAWLKSWSNMDCPWDLVRYGGQRPYVGLFDLRPLHLSRGACFPAGHASGGYAWLSLYFFLWTVRPRWRWLGLALGIAVGLVFGIGQQLRGAHFLSHDVWTLAICWTAVLSLHLAFWHRSDDAPRALVSHSFVAVR from the coding sequence GTGCCGTTCGTCGTCCGCCACGACGCGCGCTTCTTCCTCTTGCACGCCTGGCTGCCGTTGGCGGTGTTCGTCGCGCTGGTGGTGGTCACGATGGGCATGGGGGGCGACACCTGGCTGGCCGACCGGCTCTATGCGTGGGAAGGCCATCGGTGGCAGTTGCGCGATGCCTTCCTGACGGACGCGCTGATACACGGGATCGGTCGCGATCTGAGCGCACTGGCATGGGTAGGCGTGCTGATTGCATGGCTGGTGGCGCGTTCTCGCGAACGCTGGGCGCGATGGGCCAAGCCGCTCGCCTACCTGTGGATCGCCACGGGCGTGGCCGCGGTGTCGGTCGCATGGCTCAAGTCGTGGTCGAACATGGACTGCCCGTGGGATCTGGTGCGTTACGGCGGCCAGCGTCCGTACGTTGGGCTGTTCGACCTGCGCCCGCTGCACCTGTCGCGCGGCGCGTGCTTTCCGGCAGGACACGCCAGTGGCGGTTACGCGTGGCTGTCGTTGTACTTCTTTCTGTGGACCGTGAGACCCCGCTGGCGCTGGCTCGGCCTCGCACTGGGCATTGCGGTCGGTCTGGTGTTCGGCATCGGCCAGCAGTTGCGCGGTGCGCATTTCCTCTCGCACGACGTGTGGACACTGGCGATCTGCTGGACAGCCGTGCTGTCGTTGCATCTGGCCTTCTGGCATCGGTCGGACGACGCGCCGCGCGCGCTCGTTTCGCATTCGTTCGTGGCGGTCCGATGA
- a CDS encoding ComEA family DNA-binding protein, which produces MSKTAGWVVGLAIALATSATQAAELGVLAPVMAEGQPQVQADPKGKPAPVVTRVRSGELFDLVQREAREGFLATVLALDESAQRIAGAKTLVPTWLYLSAEDGGFARRGFWLEEDGKRRYVDELFVDLVVDADIVADGGFEEIFTHEMGHVFLRRLFPGLPYGYSRTPHSSMSVTDYPTAFDEGFATHFQSVVRRHSRNERLRAQTEGLEDKPFLPYWLSNLDRSGRIDGVRRNRFVQAQLVPPGNAGEALARANESTAFDTARLKNGQQMLSSEGVIATLFYRWLAPGAGDRDAVVARYAPLFRTLARSATWKIEPDTPVFLEVVERYCADVPDDCARVRGIVLDTTYGATADPALARASEAMAERGRIGDMAGYVERLKPARAQMAQLHKDVAASPSKLRAALGPDLWLMGRSATKLPGMPSDEVPVNLNTAQAEALRALPDLDDAAIARALESRRSDGAFRDLADFVARSGLDARKADALQQAQRAMQAAGLYDRR; this is translated from the coding sequence ATGAGTAAGACGGCAGGGTGGGTCGTGGGGCTGGCGATCGCGCTGGCCACGTCCGCGACGCAGGCAGCTGAACTGGGCGTGCTCGCGCCCGTGATGGCCGAGGGGCAGCCGCAGGTGCAGGCCGATCCCAAGGGCAAGCCGGCGCCGGTGGTGACGCGCGTGCGCTCGGGCGAACTGTTCGATCTGGTCCAGCGCGAAGCGCGGGAAGGTTTCCTCGCCACCGTGCTGGCACTGGATGAGAGCGCGCAGCGAATCGCGGGCGCGAAGACGCTCGTGCCGACCTGGCTCTACCTTTCGGCCGAAGACGGCGGTTTCGCCCGGCGCGGCTTCTGGCTCGAAGAGGACGGCAAGCGTCGCTACGTCGATGAGCTGTTCGTCGATCTGGTCGTCGATGCGGACATCGTGGCCGACGGCGGCTTCGAGGAAATCTTCACCCACGAGATGGGTCACGTGTTCCTGCGTCGCCTGTTCCCGGGATTGCCGTACGGCTATTCGCGCACACCGCATAGCAGCATGAGCGTGACCGATTATCCGACCGCTTTCGACGAAGGTTTCGCCACGCATTTCCAGAGCGTGGTGCGCCGCCATTCGCGCAACGAGCGCCTGCGCGCGCAGACGGAAGGGCTGGAGGACAAGCCGTTCCTGCCGTACTGGCTGAGCAATCTCGACCGCAGCGGTCGCATCGACGGCGTGCGTCGAAACCGCTTCGTGCAGGCGCAACTGGTGCCGCCGGGCAACGCCGGTGAAGCGCTGGCGCGTGCGAACGAGAGCACCGCCTTCGATACCGCGCGGCTGAAGAACGGCCAACAGATGCTGTCGTCGGAGGGTGTCATCGCGACGCTGTTCTATCGCTGGCTCGCACCCGGCGCGGGTGATCGCGATGCTGTGGTCGCCCGCTACGCGCCGCTGTTCCGCACGCTGGCGCGATCGGCGACGTGGAAGATCGAGCCGGATACACCGGTGTTCCTCGAAGTGGTCGAGCGCTACTGCGCGGACGTGCCGGACGACTGCGCCCGCGTGCGCGGCATCGTGCTCGATACCACCTACGGCGCGACCGCCGATCCCGCGCTGGCACGCGCGAGCGAAGCGATGGCCGAGCGCGGCCGCATCGGCGACATGGCCGGTTATGTCGAACGGCTCAAGCCGGCGCGCGCGCAGATGGCGCAGTTGCACAAGGACGTGGCGGCGTCGCCGTCGAAGCTGCGCGCGGCGCTCGGTCCCGACCTGTGGCTGATGGGGCGCAGCGCGACGAAGCTGCCCGGCATGCCATCGGACGAAGTGCCGGTGAACCTCAACACCGCGCAGGCCGAGGCCCTGCGCGCGTTGCCGGATCTCGACGATGCGGCCATCGCACGCGCACTGGAAAGTCGCCGCAGCGACGGTGCATTCCGCGACCTTGCCGACTTCGTCGCACGCAGCGGGCTGGATGCGCGCAAGGCCGACGCGTTGCAGCAGGCGCAGCGTGCGATGCAGGCGGCCGGCCTCTACGACCGCCGTTAG
- a CDS encoding phosphoethanolamine transferase, whose protein sequence is MSSVVRYRTRVDAAGELVRRLQPFLARRPEITVERLAIIASGFFTVFCNVAFFRAVAATGTLSGWSGAMTGVALAVMIAALNVVLLCLLLNRWSAKPVLTVLLLVTAVATHFMGQYTVYLDPDMLRNILHTDGKESGELISFGVLPPLLWLGVVPSLMVWRVKLRARPPMRAVAVRIAWVAVASVVAVGAALSSFQNISALMRNHHEVRHLITPGNYLVSLGRVVLDDQADRNRPRMPVGTNAHVVGRAPGTKPRLLVLVVGETVRAQNWGLNGYARQTTPQLHDIDPVNFPHVTSCGSATEVSVPCMFSPYGRAHYDEERIKHSESLLHVLEHAGIRTLWRDNQTGCKGVCEGLAYQSFEHAQDPQSCDAEGCLDEVMLDGLAEEVAQRPGDMVVVLHQLGNHGPSYYKRYPARLRRFVPACGTAELGRCSREEIVNAYDNAVMYTDEFLARTIRSLAARTDRDTALIYVSDHGESLGENGLYLHGVPYAIAPDTQTRVPMVMWLSSGFAADRGVDLDCMKRESSAPASHDNLFHSVLGLMQVSTPEYDPTLDLFGRCVPHA, encoded by the coding sequence ATGAGCTCCGTCGTCCGCTATCGCACGCGCGTCGACGCTGCCGGCGAGCTGGTCAGGCGCCTTCAGCCGTTCCTCGCGCGGCGTCCCGAAATCACGGTCGAACGGCTTGCGATAATCGCCAGCGGATTCTTCACCGTGTTCTGCAATGTCGCCTTCTTCCGTGCGGTGGCGGCGACCGGCACGCTGTCGGGATGGAGCGGCGCGATGACCGGCGTCGCGCTGGCGGTGATGATCGCCGCGCTCAACGTGGTGCTGCTGTGCCTGCTGCTCAACCGCTGGAGCGCGAAGCCCGTGTTGACGGTGCTGTTGCTGGTGACCGCCGTCGCGACGCACTTCATGGGTCAGTACACGGTCTATCTCGACCCCGACATGCTGCGCAACATCCTGCACACCGACGGCAAGGAGTCTGGCGAGCTGATCTCGTTCGGCGTGTTGCCGCCTCTGCTGTGGCTGGGCGTGGTGCCATCGCTGATGGTGTGGCGCGTGAAGTTGCGCGCCCGCCCGCCGATGCGCGCAGTCGCGGTGCGTATCGCGTGGGTCGCCGTCGCTTCGGTGGTCGCTGTCGGCGCGGCGTTGTCGTCGTTCCAGAACATCTCCGCGCTCATGCGCAACCATCACGAGGTGCGACACCTCATCACGCCGGGCAACTACCTCGTGTCGCTGGGGCGTGTCGTGCTCGACGACCAGGCCGACCGTAACCGCCCGCGCATGCCTGTCGGCACGAATGCGCATGTGGTCGGACGCGCGCCGGGCACGAAGCCGCGCCTGCTCGTGCTGGTGGTCGGCGAGACCGTTCGCGCGCAGAACTGGGGACTCAACGGTTACGCGCGCCAGACGACGCCCCAGCTGCACGACATCGATCCGGTCAACTTCCCGCACGTCACGTCGTGCGGTTCCGCGACCGAAGTGTCGGTGCCGTGCATGTTCTCGCCGTACGGTCGCGCGCACTACGACGAGGAGCGCATCAAGCATTCCGAATCGCTGCTGCACGTGCTCGAACACGCCGGCATACGCACGCTCTGGCGCGACAACCAGACCGGCTGCAAGGGCGTGTGCGAAGGGCTCGCCTACCAGTCCTTCGAGCATGCGCAGGATCCGCAGAGCTGCGACGCCGAAGGCTGCCTGGACGAAGTGATGCTGGACGGACTGGCGGAGGAGGTCGCGCAGCGTCCCGGCGACATGGTCGTTGTGCTGCACCAGCTCGGCAATCACGGTCCGAGCTATTACAAGCGCTATCCCGCACGGTTGCGCCGTTTCGTGCCCGCGTGCGGGACGGCGGAGCTCGGTCGATGCAGTCGCGAGGAGATCGTCAACGCCTACGACAACGCGGTGATGTACACGGACGAGTTCCTCGCGCGCACGATCCGCTCGCTCGCCGCGCGCACCGATCGCGACACTGCACTGATCTATGTGTCCGACCACGGCGAATCGCTCGGCGAGAACGGCCTGTACCTGCATGGTGTCCCGTACGCGATCGCACCGGACACGCAGACGCGCGTGCCGATGGTGATGTGGCTGTCCTCCGGTTTCGCCGCCGATCGCGGCGTCGACCTTGACTGCATGAAGCGCGAGAGCAGTGCGCCGGCCAGCCACGACAACCTGTTCCACTCGGTGCTCGGGCTGATGCAGGTCAGCACGCCGGAGTACGACCCCACGCTGGATCTGTTCGGCCGCTGCGTCCCGCACGCCTGA